CCAACACGCCTCTTCTGCAATACAGCGAACAAAGTGTACACTAGATATTTATAACCACCACATGACTGACTGCCTGAGTGAGTCCAGGAGAGAATTTACACATCACAAATGGGGACTCAGCTCTCTGTCCAGCCACAGCAAGGATCCAGGCATTTTCCCCACAGCATGCACTTGTGGCAGAAGAGTTTGAAATCACAACAATGACAGACATACgcttgtttgttttaagaaaTAAGTCCCATCTGTTGCCGGCAGTGTAAATAACTACGCGTCCCTGAGTAAATATACGTTCAAAGCAGCACTCGGCGTTACTCAGTCAATCGaatcagaaaataaacaaacagttcTGTCAGACGTGCAGGTGCTCGTGACGGGATTCCTAATGGGATAAAGGTGCACGTGTAAAAGAAGGATGACTAATGCTCACTGGGACAGCAGCGAAAAAAGGAGATATTTTAACATCTGTGCAGGCAACACAACTCCTCACAGGTGTTGTGTCTGAGGTTCCTCTGACCTTTAAAtaatcagtttcacttctgtCCAGGCAGTTTAATATATGGGCGTAGGTTTACTTACATTTTCTGTAAGGAAAGTGTGCACCAGTAGGTTTTGAATATGAACGTGGCACCTGTTTATTCTAATGGTAAAgccagttattttatttaaaccCCTGGACTTTACGACTCTGTGACTGGCAGAAAACTGGACACAAATGAAGCTGTGATGAAAAACTGTTGGAAAGGCAGTGAAGAAACGTTTTCTAAGACAGATACAGATCTGCTGCAAGAAGGACAGATGCAGGAAACCTTTCACACCTCGTGCAACATCTCTGTACAATGCAACACATCTGTGGAGCAGAGAATCATCTGTTTGCTACTTTTAACACTTTATTTCAAGCTTCCTCGGTCACTACACTTTACACTGTTACACTGAGCCGCTTTTGAAatgacttttttaaattaagtcaTTACATATTTAAGATAAGCTAAGATATACTTATTTATTACTATTTATCATCCACAGTGAAAGAAGTTCAGGTGGTTGAGGCATCTAACCAGGATACTTTCCGGAGACATCCAGGGTACTCTGGGCATGTCGTGCCTAAGGAAAGCTCCAGCTCAGTCCcgagacacactggagagattatgtcgCTCGGGTGACTCAGTAGTACATCGCTTTGTCCccagatgagctggaggagatgGACAGGGAGAGCGAAGTCTGAACATCTCTGCTGAGACTGCTGCTTCCCCCATGACCCAAAACCAGATATAGGAAggaaggacagacagacagatagatatgGATGGGATGGATGCTTTATTGATCCCAAACGTTGAGAAATCACTGTGTCACAGCATCCAAACAATTAAACATGCCTTTAAAAGGACAACTTAAAGAAAGTAGAATAACTCAATAACTGCTGCTGTAACTAAGACATAATAAATAATATCCTAGTGCAGTTATTATCAAAGTATTGTCAGTGAATATACTACAGGTGGGCAAATAACCATGTTTAAGGTCATCATAAATTGCTTGTGATTAAATATTAACAATCAAACAAAACCACTGTCGTCATTTGATTTGGAAGATATCCTGTCATTAACTTTTAGTAACAATCACGAGTCAACATCAGTATGGTATGTTTACCAGAGATGTCATTGAAGGAAGAAGATTTTCAGGTTTCAAACTGGgtgaaacatttttaacttttgtacAGGCTCTGAGTGCTTTTACTTATTAATCAATCGGCTTTGTACGTTTTTACTGGGGTACAACAAATTTATGTGTTTAAATTGTGTGTGTCCCTCTTGTAAACTTTACCTATACTTCCATACATAAACAAGTACTTCTTCTGTGAACTTAAACGCAGCTCGAGTTCCAAACTTATGAAGGTATGTGTGTCCTATGAAAAGGTAAGAGAGCAGCAGGCATACGCCAGCAACACTCCCAGGACCGAATCATATATGTGAACGTATATTGCAATATGTAGTTTTACTATAAAAGAATCGTGCGTTGAGTTAAATACAGTAGTGTtatgaaaagaagaagagaaggagaTCATGAGGAAGACAGACACCGAGAAATCCCGTCCGAGCAGAGGAGAGCAACAGGAAGGAAACAACACTAAATTATACACAATACtgctaattattattattttttttaagttagatATTTTAAGTATAGAGGCTACTTTTCATTTTACAACACAATCCACATCTCCATAATGATTAACAGCTATTCTGCATGTGTGTTATCACCGGAGAAGAAAAACTGTGGGCTCAAAGGTCTAACGTGATGACCCGCTCACGAACACCGCCCAGCTTTGCTGAATGGAGCTCCACACAACTCAAGCTTATCAGTGAAACACGGGGTCCTTAATAAACGCTTAATAACATTATTGACAACACAACATTCACCTCTAAACTGCGCTAGAAGTTCAACAAACACTGCGCATTTCATCATGTAACGTTGGCTATAAGTAATACGCTATTTAAGCTGGTTATCGTAGTAACAGATAAGCCCCGGTGCTCAGTTACTAACTGCTAAGCGGCTAGTTAGCAATAGCATGCTAAGCCTCCTGTTCCCCTGCTGTTGATTGCATAACAATGGCGTATCAGACCAATAAACTGTGGAGAAGAGTTTAATGAGTCGACGCCAAGAATAACAAATGGAAGCGGGTACACACACTCACCAGCCATCACACCACAACCGGACCACCCGCTTCCTTTTCTCCGGGCTGCACGCCGAGGATCCCGGTTTCGTGCAGTCGGCTTCTTCCCGGGGCTCGCTGGTAGCGTGGTGACCGTTTCTGATCATCTCTGTGGGCTCAGGGGAAACAGCACAGCGGCAAACAAGTAAAAACGAGAGATGACCTAAGTTTAGGAGTATCTGGATCGTTAAAGAACACTTCAAATGAAGTCCTCCTGTGCGCCGCCAGTTTTCTAAATCAGACTCACACTGAACCGGGTGCCGGGCAACGCCTCTAGCACCACGTCACATCGAACCGCTGACGTGCTGATTGCGCCAGGTCACGTGTTCAGCATACCTTTCTGCCGTCGGCAGTAACAAGTACCGCTGTGTGAAAAGCCAACGGCGCCCACGTTAGATAAGTGATAATACACATTTAATTAACATGGTGTGCTAGTTGGAAAACTCAGATATGATGTATTCCATCCAAAATTTCAATGTAAACTGCTATATtacatacatttaaatattgGCTGGAATATACTCAACATACTTCAATTACTGTAttcttctcttgttttgccTTATCTAAGTTGTTGTGTTGAGCTAAGAGGTAACATATACCATCAATTTAAAACTACAAAACAGAGTATTTCTGAAATCTCTGTTAGTAAAACTTGATTATCTCTTTTTTATCAAACAAATGGTAGAAGAAAGAAAATTCATTGCATCGTGATTTATTTTCTCACAAATACATCTTTGCgtgtgagagagtgagagagaaaaaaatacagcaaaaaccAATGAGGCTTCACATTCAGGTTTAGCACTGGTTTCAGTTTTAGGAATGCCGACACTAGCTTATCAAAGACAGCCtgcactttttttcttaataatGTGTAACACTATACCAAACATGATGAGACACTTGACACTAAAGGATCTTCCTGAGACAAAATAACAGACACAATGACTCTGGCTGCTGTTTCCAATCACTTAAGCAAACAGTAATTTAACTCAAAACTCAGCTTACCTTCCTACActgctgtaaaaaacaaaaaacaatcgcACAAATGTTTAAACGTAAACAAATGTAATACAGTAGCGGCTGTACTAACCAGCCTGCATACCTGAGGAAGGATTACAGCAAAGTCAAGGGCAGCACACAATAATTAAGTAAGGCCAACataaacctttaaaataaacatcaaCACAAAGATgccatgttttaaaaaaagggaagtCCTGAAcatatgaaaaacaaatactACAAAAATATATTCTACTATAATCAGTACATGTGTAAAAGGTAGAAAAGCATAATTCAAAATGGACTTTTGCTTAAGCTGCTGTTGTTATCTGCCACTCATGTTCTTCTGATGATACAGTATTTATGAAGTACTCTACCCTCAGATATCCATGTTTTAATACATCATGCTCATACTACACCAGCAGAGCGTAAATTTGACACTGTAGAGCCCAACCGATACAGGAATACGAGTGACACCAATATTTGGTGATATTATTTCCCCTTTCAGACACATAAAACAAAGACTTTCCTAACATTTGCCATTCTTTATGAAGTCTTACTAggataatatttaaaaataattctgtTTTGTTCCAGTAAGCCTTGAATTACTTGTTTACCCCCCACCTTTACCCAGATCAGCTGGCTGTGTTTGTGGCAAATGCAGATACTGATATTGGTGATATCAGTCAGGCTCTAAGAAGCACCTGTTACCAGTCTGGTAAAAACACCTGAAATGGAGTCAAAAGCGATCTATtcccaaaaaaccaaacaaaaaaccaaaccaaagcaATCCAAACCCCTACAGGACCTCattttttgacacattttaagATCTTTCTTGTcagtttttgtaaaaaaaaaataaaaataaaaattacatcATAGCCACACTGAGCTAAAATTTGACTCTATCTAACCCAGCTGGCTTAGCTGCCATGAACACAGAAACATAACAAACAGCAGCTGCTTAACAAAACCCTGCTCTGAGCCCAGGTATCACTCTAAGTGTACGCTGTACAACACGACAGTTCAGTGCAATGTGCCATTTTCCTAATGGCAAATACACAATCCTACAAAACAGCACCTCAGAAGCTTCAAGTCCAACTTTCCATCATCACAGGACTGAAACTTGAATCTCTTGATGGGATAAATCGCTGGCAGTGACCAAAAAGTCCACAATTTTCTGTCAGTCACgcaacttttttcttcttcttctgccttCCTTTGCCGTACCCTCGTCCGAACCAGCCGCCCTGCACAGATGTGGGTTTCTGCTCCTCGGGGTCATCTGAGCCGTCATTTTGATCATCGGGGGGCGCTATGACCTCCCGAGAGTGGCTTTGCACCTCTTCAAGCTGCAGAGGGGTAGCCAGAGCGAAGATGGGATCGTCTCCCCTGATAAAACACAATGAGGAGAACTCAGGGCAGTGGACAATTTGGCTAAATGGTTTTCTTTGTAATTTTCTATCTGTCTATCTCAATTACAGATTTTATATCGATAAGCCAATATTATTTACATTATCTGTGTCGGATGGACGTTATCATCCTACCTGTTATATGCAGGAATCTGAAGGTTCAGCTCCTCCATGAGGAGTCTCATGACGTCGTCACACTTGCCGTGAATTTTCAGCACAGCCAGATCATCTTTTGGTGTCCACTGAAACAAAAACGCCAGCGCATAATGAGCCACTGAGCATTCAGAACTTTACCCACAACTCATCTATTTATCTGCATGTTCTTCACCTAtactgaaaaaattaaatgtacCTGAAGGTTGACAATGTAGAGTTTGGGCCTTTTGCTTGCTGGTCTGTTCATGCACCACAGATTAGTATATTTCTTCAGCACCTGAAAAAACGAGACGCAGAGCACAAAGGGAAACCACTTGTCAAAACAGAGGTTCCTTTAAAAAGTTACTAAAGCCATACAGCTGGAATTTAACTGTCTTACTACTTGATTTCTGCTTCGTTCACACAGTAAAATGAATCCCTCTTCACAAATGCAATTACATCAATAAATATCTGGGGTTTTTATATTGTACATATGTTTAGACGATATTATAATGTTTAAGGTAAACTTTAACTTATTTACTGGTCCACTGCATGAAAACCAGAACCAGGAGTTAGCCATCCATGTAAAGAGTACAATTAAAGTACTGTGTTGTTAAACATGAAGTCAATATTGCCATTATTACAACTCAAATGTAGTTTAAATTAACTCGTCGTGGTAACTGATAAGTTCTTCATATGGTTTATCTGCATTTACCTGAAATACAACTGCTAATGAGAGCTGTTGGATAAAGTAAAGAATTACCCTGCaagtgaaataaaagaaaactgagtTGGCAGGACAAGGGGAACCctttgtctaaggagcttggaaagaaaagcgtctggacttctttaagttgcttgaagacgtttcacctctcatccgagaagcttcttcagagTCCCAGATTtgagccctgtgggagtgtGGGAACCCTTCTTTGCATCAtaacatgattaaaaaaaaaactactaacTGAATAATAACAGAGGCTGTGACCTTTTGAATGCTCTAGGATCATTAATAACCAGGAGACACCAAAGGTGCACATGACTGAGTTACTGGGGAAATCTACACCGCAGCTCTgctctagtctgcatgccaagtatcctttggcaagatgcatccatcagagtatgaatgcgtgtgaatgttagacagaaagcacttaCGGAGAAAAAGCTCAGACGAAATTGCTTGtgcgaatgggtgtgaatgggtaaatatgacaagttgtgtaaagcactttgagtactgtgatagagtagaaaagcgctatataagaaccaatTCACCATTACTGCAAACCCCTGTGAAACCCTACAGTGTAAACCTGATGATGCAGCTTTCTCGAAATGTAACTACAGGTCTGGACAATGCAGCTCGCAACTACTGTGATCTGTTCATTACCGTCAATCCCTCCTTTTTTCaccacagttttttgttttagtccAACAAAAACTGACCAACAAAGAGTGGAGACCCAGGAGGGAAAATAGACccagcattttatttgtttctattGGCTGGCACAGCATACGTAGGTTACGTCGCAGGCTCTACAAAGATTCCCTGCAGAAGTCAAAATCAGGCCTTAGGGTATGTCTTCGCTTTACTGTGGGCTCAAATCATGTTTGGCCAGCTCAGTTTTTACGCAATCTCGATGTCTGTTCTTGAGGGCACATGCTGTTTAACTGGTATAAAACTGTACAATGTATGCAACCTAACCCAGATTACATGTACAGACTCAGACAGCTTTATAAATCCTACCTTCAGACTGGAGCCTAAACAGAGTATAACATCCGCCATCTTGGCAGCTTCTGTCGCTCCCCTCCAGTTGAGAGGCTGCTCGAGGGTTCCACGTTCCCCGAAGTGCACTATGGTGTCTCTCAGTTCGCTGCCACAGTGGCTGCATTTCCGTCCCGTCCCATGGCGGTGTAGCGACGTCCGCTCAGTCACATCAAATAAACGCACGTACTCCCTGACTGGGGAGCAGGACGTGCACACCTAGCGACAGAAAGGAAACCCAGCGTTTCAGAGCAGCTTACATTCCCTGAATAAAGAGTTTGAGACCAGTAAGGAATGTATTGTAATGTTTACCAAttcatgttttacatttaaTCCTGCTGCACACACATCTAATGTTAGGGCTGCAGGTAATAATGCCaacctctttcttcttcttctactatTTCAACTTTCACTGTTCACTCATCCATGCATGCCTTACACTGCTGATGCAATTCACTTCTACATTTCAAATTTCTTTATTCAATTACTCAATTCAGAGACCTTTACTAATCCCAAGcctggaaaatttaaaggaTAAGAGCAGTCAGAGACTGCATAACTTTGCCTGAGGCTGAAAATTCCCTCCACACCATGAATGAATCAAGTCCCTGGATCCAGGAAAGATATCTGGATCAGGATTAGTTTGCCATATCTTTCTCAATAACATCAAGACGACATCTCACAGTAATTTTGGCCGCTCTCACATTGGTCTACAATcctcttttaaaaacatatttacttAATATCTGGATCACCTGTAACAGTTAGTCATTTAGCCTGAGCTCTTGTAATATTCTCACGCAAATCCCTCCATTTGCATAAAAATATCTGGTCAGGACTGCACAGACACTAAATAACGAGGCAGCCAGTGATAGGAGCACCCAAGTGACATTAAACGGGCCTATGTGGAGAGTCGAGCAGCAATTTAAGCAGCGTGTGTGACGGCTGTTAAAAAGCAACATTAACCTCCAGCGCTTTTAAGACATGATgcacctgagaaatatttttgcaTGAGAAACAAACACGTCTGGATCTGTAGGGGTTTAGGTTTAGATGCTGTTTTTAGAAACATCACAGCAAATTCTTTCCaggctttctacaaagtctaaGGACTGAGGATGCGTGGTTCTTAcctcaataaacatgtttccaTGGAGTTCAGAGAGGGCATGTCTGGGCAGACTGCTACGCAGGTGAAGTCCATCGCAGTTCTGAGACACAACGTGCTTAACCTTTACACAGAGCAAACAAAGACAGAACATGAAGCACTGCCTTTAAATGTGATGTGAGCACAGATGCTACAAGGAGGAGACGCAGCACCGGGGTAAACCGAGGTAATATTCTGTAACGCTAAAGATGGACGCTGTCCTGTCCTTATCAATGCCAGAGCAGGAAACACAAATAACCAATCATGTTTCAGGTGTGTGTCACATCTGCTTGTTATCATAGTAAAGTTCTGGTAAGTGTAGCTATTGTTTTTCTTGGCTAACCGTATTAAAATCCTTCTAGAAGTAAGTCTTGTGATTTTGGAACATCTTGGAAGTTATTttgaagcttctgtctgaatGAATAACTGGAAAAAGTAAATAACGTTTTTAACTTAAAGCTTTCTTTTAATTATTGGATTTAACTGATGAGTCTTTAGATGCTGTTTTTATGTCGCAGTAACCATTGAAACTGAAGTTACAAATCTCTAATCACTCATTTAAATGcaaaatattcaatattcaaattcaaaataTGTTCCTGGAGGACTTTGGTGTGACATACCAGCTTTTCCTTATGAAGCATCTTAATGCACATGTGCGTGAGCGTCGGCTCCGCTTTACTCAGGTCTGACGAGCTGTTCGTAAAGAAACGCAGAGATAAATCAAACAGAATGCACTAGGGGAGAGTAATACATATATTTCATGTCACAGTAAACACTCTGTATCTCACCTAATGGCCCGACCCTTCTGTAGCTGCGTCCATACCCCGTTAGGGCCCCTGTAGTCAGGGATAGAAGCTGCCTGAAATTATAGACGATGTCAGTTTtgtgaaagtttaaaaaggaaaaggaaggcGAAAATGAAGAGGAAGAGTTTAACATACCGTGCTGATACCGGCTCCAGTGTAAACCACCAGGTGACTGGCTTGTTTGACTGCCACAGCGAGCTGCctgactttatttttcagctcatCAACACCATCAAATACCTGAAAAAGACATTAGGGATGTACTAAAGACCATTAGAGCTtcaaaaataatcagaaaaaGATTGAGGGTTTGTCTGGAGGGTGGGTCAGGGAGTGACGGTGACGATGGTTTGcatctgatttttttaaaccatgacaaaataatgtaaaatgaTCACTGAAGGGAGGAAGTCCGAAGCAAAAGAagcagttttaatttttaaaatcatgCAGTAAACTACTGTACGTTTCACTCTGAAGCCTCGCTGCCCTCTCACAGCAGAAAGAGCAGGAGGACACTGTCACCCAACCATGATCTTTAATGAAAGTTTTTTAAACACCACAAATGCTTCtaagagaggaagaaaacacAGGATGTTTTAACAAGTAATGTCTCCCACCCTGTTTTAGCCTACTAGGAATAACCCTTGAAGCTCTTTTCTGAACAGAGTGGTTTTTACCATATTTTAGGCCTGCTTATAGAACAAAATGACTGGGTTTCCATCAGAAATTCGTGAGGGTGGTCTCTCTATGCAGCTGACCTTCATAAACTATTCTAGTGGTCATCAAACTCAAATCAGAGTATATTGGTACTGAGGTGTCAATACATGTCATTAAGGGTACTGGGGAGCTTGTCAAATGTCGTCTTTACGGGGAAAAGAGTTAAACCACGCCTGGTTCAGCTCCTCAGTTCATACTTTGGCTAAGTCTAGGattaaaaaccaacaaaaatagCTGCTAACATTTAGCACTTTGAGAGATACTGCTTCTGgttgtatgtgtgcgtgtgttaaCTCTTATTGATAATAAATGGGTAGATGTTGAATCCTCATACTGCTCCTCCATGAGCAGTCCATGAGGACCGGAGTGGTAGCTCAGGAGACCAGTGGTTGActctggctcctccagtctgcatttTGACTTATCCTTAGGCAAGATACTGAAGCCCGAATCTAGCCTGCTGCATCCATCAGACTGGGAGTGCATGTGTGAATGTTAAAAAGGTGCTTAGGTGTAagaaatgaatgtgtgtgattgggtgaatgaagcTGTTAGTGCCCATTTAGAGCAGAACAGCACTGTACAAGTACCAGTGCATTTAA
This sequence is a window from Oreochromis niloticus isolate F11D_XX linkage group LG6, O_niloticus_UMD_NMBU, whole genome shotgun sequence. Protein-coding genes within it:
- the sirt7 gene encoding NAD-dependent protein deacetylase sirtuin-7, giving the protein MAEEQDAGVSSRAQRKALSKAKILQRESEREVFRLVGRVLKKPESERSEEEAAALLLHRDTVEELCKRQVRRNVLKRKQEEVFDGVDELKNKVRQLAVAVKQASHLVVYTGAGISTAASIPDYRGPNGVWTQLQKGRAISSSDLSKAEPTLTHMCIKMLHKEKLVKHVVSQNCDGLHLRSSLPRHALSELHGNMFIEVCTSCSPVREYVRLFDVTERTSLHRHGTGRKCSHCGSELRDTIVHFGERGTLEQPLNWRGATEAAKMADVILCLGSSLKVLKKYTNLWCMNRPASKRPKLYIVNLQWTPKDDLAVLKIHGKCDDVMRLLMEELNLQIPAYNRGDDPIFALATPLQLEEVQSHSREVIAPPDDQNDGSDDPEEQKPTSVQGGWFGRGYGKGRQKKKKKVA